Proteins from a single region of Leptolyngbya sp. CCY15150:
- a CDS encoding CmpA/NrtA family ABC transporter substrate-binding protein, with protein sequence MTVSTRASESIDARCYCGGNHLPQDHWEFLESMPNNPADWVSDLVKMGVYTSDSLDLAKTLTQVDMREALLLKNISGGNPAREQFCRDLIKEAGGLDQAMAAAFGVNAVEFFGNTIRNGDFSRREFLKRVAVAGALVAMASCSQDASQSGGADPAAEAEAPSNLEKTDLQIGFIPITCATPIVMSEPLGFYEKYGLNVSVVKMPNWAAVRDSAIAGELDAYHMLSPMPIAMTLGLGSATFPVKLASIENINGQAITVAIKHRDTVRGPADFKGFRIGVPFPFSMHNLLLRYYLATGGLNPDTDVQIFPVPPPDSVAKMTADELDAMLMPDPFNQRAVFEGVGYIHMLTKDLWDGHPCCAFAASQPWIDENPNTFRAVNKAIIDAAGYADDPANRKDIAAALIDRQYLNQPLPVVEAVLTGEFEDGLGNTLNVPDRIGFDPYPWKSFAKWISSQMVRWDLMSADGIDYDQIAQDIFLTDLAAELQTELGQTPPSEAERSESLMFDSFDPSDPASYVATQIEEFGQ encoded by the coding sequence ATGACAGTTTCCACAAGAGCGTCTGAGTCCATCGACGCCCGGTGCTATTGCGGTGGTAATCATTTGCCACAGGATCACTGGGAGTTTTTGGAAAGTATGCCAAATAATCCAGCCGACTGGGTAAGCGATCTGGTGAAGATGGGGGTCTATACGTCTGACTCCCTTGATCTAGCCAAAACTCTTACCCAGGTTGATATGCGAGAAGCGCTATTGCTGAAAAATATCAGCGGAGGCAATCCGGCACGGGAACAGTTTTGTCGTGATTTGATTAAAGAGGCTGGTGGCCTGGATCAAGCCATGGCGGCGGCTTTTGGCGTTAATGCCGTTGAGTTTTTTGGCAATACCATCCGCAATGGTGATTTTAGCCGTCGTGAATTCCTAAAGCGGGTAGCTGTTGCTGGGGCATTGGTTGCTATGGCAAGCTGCTCTCAAGATGCTAGCCAATCTGGAGGAGCAGATCCTGCAGCCGAAGCTGAGGCTCCCAGCAATCTCGAAAAGACGGACTTACAGATTGGATTTATTCCCATCACTTGCGCGACGCCCATTGTGATGTCTGAGCCGCTTGGCTTTTATGAAAAGTATGGGCTTAACGTATCGGTGGTGAAGATGCCGAACTGGGCTGCTGTTCGTGACTCAGCTATCGCTGGCGAGCTAGATGCCTATCACATGTTATCTCCCATGCCCATTGCTATGACCCTCGGTCTTGGGTCAGCAACATTTCCGGTGAAGCTAGCCAGCATTGAAAACATTAATGGTCAGGCTATTACTGTAGCGATCAAACATCGAGATACGGTGAGGGGCCCAGCAGACTTCAAGGGCTTCCGCATTGGGGTACCATTCCCGTTCTCTATGCATAACCTCTTGCTCCGCTACTATCTAGCGACCGGTGGACTGAATCCTGATACAGATGTACAGATCTTCCCCGTGCCGCCGCCCGATAGCGTTGCTAAAATGACGGCTGATGAGCTAGATGCGATGCTTATGCCCGATCCCTTTAATCAACGGGCTGTATTTGAGGGCGTCGGATATATTCACATGCTCACAAAGGATCTGTGGGACGGTCATCCCTGCTGTGCTTTTGCGGCCAGCCAACCCTGGATTGACGAAAATCCGAATACCTTCCGGGCTGTTAATAAGGCGATCATTGATGCTGCTGGCTATGCCGACGATCCAGCTAATCGTAAAGATATCGCAGCAGCTCTGATCGATCGCCAATATCTAAACCAGCCGCTGCCTGTTGTTGAGGCCGTGCTCACGGGAGAATTTGAGGATGGGCTGGGGAATACTCTCAATGTTCCTGACCGCATTGGCTTTGATCCCTATCCTTGGAAGAGCTTTGCCAAATGGATTTCGTCTCAGATGGTGCGTTGGGATCTGATGTCGGCTGATGGCATTGACTATGACCAAATTGCTCAAGATATCTTCTTAACTGACCTGGCAGCAGAGTTGCAAACAGAGTTAGGACAGACACCTCCCAGTGAAGCGGAACGTTCTGAATCCCTGATGTTTGATTCCTTTGACCCCAGTGATCCAGCATCTTATGTGGCGACCCAGATTGAAGAGTTTGGCCAATAG